A section of the Gemmatimonadales bacterium genome encodes:
- a CDS encoding c-type cytochrome translates to MNRLVVITTAVAALAFGAGKLAAQAPDGAALYTRNCVTCHGATGVPNPVMVRSLGAIPDLSDARAMAAKADSSLIGAVANGVGRKMPAYGTRLTGEQIRAIVTHLRTLSRRPSP, encoded by the coding sequence ATGAACCGACTGGTTGTCATTACCACGGCCGTCGCGGCACTGGCGTTCGGCGCCGGCAAGCTCGCCGCTCAGGCGCCCGATGGCGCTGCGCTCTACACCCGCAATTGCGTGACCTGCCACGGGGCCACCGGCGTACCGAACCCGGTCATGGTGCGGTCGCTCGGCGCCATCCCGGACCTCAGCGACGCTCGCGCCATGGCTGCGAAGGCGGACAGCTCCTTGATCGGCGCGGTCGCGAACGGAGTCGGCCGCAAGATGCCCGCCTACGGCACGCGCCTGACGGGAGAGCAGATCCGGGCCATCGTGACGCATCTGCGCACCCTGAGCCGGCGACCGTCCCCGTAG
- a CDS encoding PAS domain S-box protein — translation MSAATTAIDPALVAAIIDLSADAILTVSPDEVVMSWNQGAREMFGWTAEEIVGRPFTVLLPDEAIARGELEWIHRTTLAEGAIRNYETRRRRRDGTVFDVSLTRTAVRAPNGDLLGFSAILRDVSDRKRLERQLAQSERLATAGQVAAGVAHEIGAPLTAIAIAVDHMLRSRCAVCEGAEEMRILQSQTDRIAKLARQLVNLAKPAGLLLAPVNVNDVIAQTSGLIQAQLHRHAVLVTLDLDPELPAVLGDEAQIQQVFVNLLLNAQHALEARGGRVRIETGRADARTIEIVVSDDGHGIEASDLPHIFTPFFSRSGGTGLGLALAAQIVRAHHGTIEAASPEGGGAQFIIRLPTADA, via the coding sequence ATGAGCGCTGCCACCACCGCCATCGATCCGGCGCTCGTCGCCGCGATCATCGACCTCTCGGCCGACGCCATCCTCACCGTTTCGCCCGACGAGGTCGTGATGTCGTGGAACCAGGGCGCCCGGGAGATGTTCGGGTGGACGGCAGAGGAAATAGTCGGAAGACCGTTCACTGTTCTGCTGCCGGACGAGGCCATCGCGCGCGGCGAGCTGGAGTGGATCCACAGAACCACTCTGGCTGAAGGCGCGATCCGCAACTACGAGACCCGGCGCAGGCGCAGGGACGGCACCGTTTTCGACGTGAGCCTGACCCGTACCGCGGTGCGCGCACCCAACGGCGACCTGCTGGGATTCTCCGCCATCCTGCGCGACGTCTCCGACCGCAAGCGCCTCGAGCGCCAGCTCGCGCAGTCCGAGCGCCTCGCGACCGCCGGACAGGTCGCGGCCGGAGTCGCCCACGAGATAGGGGCACCGCTGACCGCGATCGCCATAGCGGTGGACCACATGCTGCGCTCGCGCTGTGCGGTCTGCGAAGGCGCCGAGGAGATGCGGATCCTCCAGTCGCAGACCGACCGGATCGCCAAGCTGGCGCGCCAGCTCGTCAACCTCGCCAAGCCGGCCGGCCTCTTGCTGGCCCCGGTAAACGTCAACGACGTCATCGCGCAGACGTCAGGCCTGATCCAGGCGCAGCTCCACCGTCACGCCGTACTGGTCACCCTGGACCTCGATCCCGAGCTGCCGGCCGTGCTCGGCGATGAGGCCCAGATCCAGCAGGTGTTCGTCAACCTGCTGCTCAACGCGCAGCACGCCCTCGAGGCCAGGGGGGGGAGGGTGAGGATCGAGACCGGGCGCGCGGACGCCAGGACCATCGAGATAGTCGTTTCCGATGACGGCCACGGCATCGAGGCATCGGACCTTCCGCACATCTTCACGCCGTTCTTCTCCCGTTCCGGCGGGACGGGCCTCGGCCTGGCCCTGGCCGCCCAGATAGTGCGCGCGCACCACGGCACCATCGAAGCGGCCTCGCCGGAGGGCGGCGGAGCACAGTTCATCATCCGGCTTCCCACGGCGGACGCATGA
- a CDS encoding cytochrome c3 family protein, whose protein sequence is MIPGVWIGLVAAVASALAATRQPADAPPRAPATPVLAADSFPHPRHARLFTSCTTCHSGLAGEDSTAFFPAADVCVPCHDGALVRRIDWAGPGPRRPTNLSFSHRAHPEIDCAMCHAASDTAAFMEVGRARPERCLMCHAPEAASHLEQESCTQCHRVLTEARALTAADIARFPKPPSHDSGWVFTHRRAAAGPTCATCHAREFCASCHVNAAGVEAVRALPTDERVAALARARHVTYREPSSHRSASFVRSHGLLARESAATCGNCHARESCLTCHREEERVGPVALLPRRTRGGARGVDLRDIRPPDHSPDFQLRHRTAAAVGDAVCSRCHSPSYCASCHAGAAAPGFHGPDFVERHSENAYTRENDCAACHQPEAFCVQCHRATGRAASQAPIGRFHDAQPAWIFGHGGVARRAIENCASCHAQADCLQCHSASVGWRVNPHGRSFDSGLGDRNPAMCRRCHPGGPPR, encoded by the coding sequence GTGATACCGGGCGTGTGGATCGGGCTCGTCGCGGCGGTCGCCTCGGCACTCGCCGCCACGCGGCAGCCGGCCGATGCGCCGCCCCGGGCTCCGGCGACGCCGGTTCTCGCGGCCGACTCGTTCCCCCATCCGCGGCACGCGCGCCTTTTCACCTCTTGCACTACCTGCCACTCCGGACTCGCGGGCGAAGACTCCACGGCCTTCTTTCCCGCGGCGGACGTATGCGTCCCATGCCATGACGGCGCCTTGGTGCGCCGAATCGATTGGGCGGGGCCGGGACCGCGGCGACCCACCAACTTGAGCTTCTCGCACCGCGCGCACCCAGAGATCGATTGCGCCATGTGCCACGCCGCCAGCGATACGGCCGCCTTCATGGAGGTGGGGAGAGCGCGCCCCGAGCGCTGCCTGATGTGTCACGCCCCGGAGGCGGCAAGCCACCTGGAGCAGGAGAGCTGCACCCAGTGCCACCGGGTCCTGACGGAAGCCAGGGCGCTGACGGCGGCCGACATCGCGCGCTTCCCCAAGCCGCCGTCCCACGATTCCGGATGGGTCTTCACCCATAGGCGCGCGGCGGCGGGCCCCACGTGTGCCACTTGTCACGCCCGAGAGTTCTGCGCCTCCTGCCACGTCAACGCGGCCGGCGTGGAGGCGGTGCGCGCGCTGCCCACCGACGAGCGCGTCGCCGCACTGGCACGCGCTCGGCACGTGACTTACCGGGAGCCATCGTCCCATCGCAGCGCCAGCTTCGTCCGCTCCCATGGGCTGCTGGCGCGCGAGAGCGCGGCTACGTGTGGCAATTGCCACGCGCGCGAGTCGTGCCTCACCTGTCACCGTGAGGAGGAGCGCGTCGGACCGGTGGCGCTGCTGCCGCGGCGCACCCGCGGGGGGGCGCGGGGGGTGGATTTGCGGGACATCAGGCCGCCGGATCATTCGCCCGACTTCCAGCTCCGGCACCGCACCGCCGCCGCCGTCGGGGACGCCGTTTGCAGCCGGTGCCACAGCCCGTCCTACTGCGCCAGCTGCCACGCCGGTGCCGCAGCCCCCGGCTTCCATGGGCCCGACTTCGTCGAGCGGCACTCGGAGAACGCCTACACGCGCGAGAACGATTGCGCCGCCTGCCACCAGCCTGAGGCGTTCTGCGTCCAGTGCCACCGGGCCACCGGCCGCGCCGCCTCCCAGGCGCCGATCGGCCGGTTCCACGACGCGCAGCCGGCGTGGATCTTCGGGCACGGCGGGGTCGCCCGGCGGGCCATCGAGAACTGCGCCAGCTGTCACGCCCAGGCCGACTGCCTCCAATGCCACTCGGCGTCGGTCGGCTGGCGCGTGAACCCGCACGGGCGGAGCTTCGACAGCGGACTTGGCGACCGGAATCCCGCCATGTGCCGCCGCTGCCACCCCGGCGGCCCGCCCCGATAG
- a CDS encoding cytochrome c3 family protein — MFGRSREWRGWRAVPQQVRRLAVAFALVAVAFLTARRLFVPATFGERGHYRASAVDTILASEIRYAGHEACETCHAPVAEKKSQSYHRGVACEVCHGPQAAHVSAPLDNKPPAPRTRAYCPLCHGYNPSRPTGFPQIDPALHNPVRPCITCHDPHDPTPPRPPESCAACHGQIARTKAVSYHAQLPCTQCHEADPRHVVSPRQVRPTKPSTREFCGQCHAQGAASAPEIPRIDLETHNRGYVCWQCHYPHHPEAR; from the coding sequence GTGTTCGGCCGGTCTCGGGAATGGCGGGGTTGGCGCGCGGTCCCACAGCAGGTCCGGCGCCTGGCCGTCGCGTTCGCACTGGTGGCGGTCGCGTTCCTGACCGCACGGCGGCTCTTCGTTCCCGCGACCTTCGGAGAGCGGGGGCACTATCGCGCCTCCGCGGTGGACACGATCCTGGCCAGCGAGATCCGCTACGCGGGCCATGAGGCGTGTGAGACGTGTCACGCTCCCGTCGCCGAGAAGAAGAGCCAGTCGTACCATCGCGGCGTGGCCTGCGAGGTGTGCCACGGCCCCCAGGCAGCCCACGTGTCCGCGCCGCTCGACAACAAGCCACCCGCGCCGCGCACCCGTGCGTATTGCCCGCTGTGCCACGGCTACAACCCGTCTCGCCCAACCGGCTTCCCGCAGATCGACCCGGCACTCCACAACCCGGTGCGGCCGTGCATCACGTGTCACGACCCGCACGACCCGACGCCGCCCCGTCCTCCGGAGAGCTGCGCGGCCTGCCACGGGCAGATCGCCCGCACCAAGGCCGTGTCCTACCACGCTCAGTTGCCGTGCACGCAGTGCCACGAGGCTGACCCGCGTCACGTGGTATCGCCGCGGCAGGTGCGACCGACCAAACCGAGCACCCGCGAGTTCTGCGGCCAGTGCCATGCGCAGGGCGCCGCGAGTGCGCCGGAGATCCCTCGCATAGACCTGGAGACGCACAACCGCGGCTACGTGTGCTGGCAATGCCACTATCCGCACCACCCCGAGGCGCGGTGA
- a CDS encoding cytochrome bc complex cytochrome b subunit, whose product MSVATWFTERLALDKFRAKYLGKPFPVHPTFFLGEIALFSFVVLVLTGLYLALFYEPSTEMVTSGTVTAPAAYVSVLLIDAHPLGVLIRRIHHWAAHLMIASVGLHLARVFFTAAYRKPREVNWLLGLALFAGTIGTSFAGYLLPYDQFSVTATAIGYGIARSAPWVGGTIADFLFAGQFPSPSTVPRFYGYHVVFAPLVLSALIGLHLVIVLKQKHTEWPRVGAEPPPKDAGLIAGVPAWPGQTVLMVVLFLMLLAALATLSGFLPVHPTAYFGPPQPVTPEVKPDWYLMWVYGALRMIPGDISIHVLGTTIGSEAIGAMLVPGILATIIVLVPWLDRAPSSLYYAESPLRSPGRLAFGLGGITLFLALTLAGFSGELKLSTPVLWIVAVVAPLAVGCATYVLAKRRHAADASSHSGRDR is encoded by the coding sequence GTGTCCGTCGCCACCTGGTTCACGGAGCGGCTCGCCCTGGACAAGTTCCGGGCCAAGTACCTCGGGAAGCCGTTCCCGGTCCACCCGACGTTCTTCCTCGGCGAAATCGCCCTGTTCAGCTTCGTGGTGCTGGTGCTGACCGGGCTGTACCTCGCGCTGTTCTACGAGCCGTCGACGGAGATGGTGACTTCCGGCACCGTCACGGCGCCTGCCGCGTACGTGAGCGTGCTGCTCATCGACGCTCACCCGCTCGGGGTGTTGATCAGGCGCATCCATCACTGGGCCGCGCACCTGATGATCGCGTCGGTGGGTCTGCACTTGGCGCGGGTGTTCTTCACCGCGGCGTACCGCAAGCCGCGCGAGGTGAACTGGCTGCTGGGCCTGGCGCTGTTCGCCGGGACCATAGGGACGTCATTCGCGGGCTACCTGCTGCCGTACGACCAGTTCTCGGTGACGGCCACCGCGATCGGCTACGGCATCGCGCGCTCGGCGCCGTGGGTAGGGGGGACGATCGCCGACTTCCTGTTCGCCGGGCAGTTCCCCTCGCCGAGCACGGTCCCGCGCTTCTACGGCTACCACGTGGTCTTCGCGCCGCTGGTGCTCAGCGCGCTGATCGGTCTGCACCTGGTGATCGTGCTCAAGCAAAAGCACACCGAGTGGCCGAGGGTCGGCGCCGAACCGCCGCCCAAGGATGCCGGCCTGATCGCCGGGGTGCCCGCGTGGCCCGGGCAGACGGTGCTGATGGTGGTCCTGTTCCTGATGCTGCTGGCGGCGCTGGCCACCCTGTCCGGCTTCCTCCCGGTTCATCCGACCGCCTACTTCGGGCCGCCCCAGCCGGTGACGCCCGAGGTCAAGCCGGACTGGTACCTCATGTGGGTCTATGGCGCGCTGCGGATGATTCCGGGCGACATCAGCATTCACGTGCTGGGAACCACGATCGGGTCGGAGGCTATCGGAGCGATGCTGGTGCCCGGCATCCTGGCCACGATCATCGTGCTGGTGCCATGGCTCGATCGCGCGCCGTCCTCGCTGTACTACGCCGAGAGCCCGCTCCGGAGCCCCGGACGGCTGGCCTTCGGGCTCGGCGGCATCACGCTGTTCCTCGCGCTTACGCTCGCGGGGTTCAGTGGCGAGCTCAAGCTGAGCACCCCGGTGCTGTGGATCGTCGCCGTGGTTGCACCACTCGCGGTCGGCTGTGCCACTTACGTGCTGGCTAAGCGCCGGCACGCGGCCGACGCATCGTCTCACTCAGGGAGGGATAGATGA
- the nrfD gene encoding NrfD/PsrC family molybdoenzyme membrane anchor subunit, with protein MQGYIYPNEYELHWGLLVAVYPYLTGLVAGAFILASLARVFNMTEVQPTYRLSLLAALAWLIAAPLPLLAHLGHPERSFEIFLTPNVRSAMAMFGFVYAWYLMVVLLLEIWFDYRKDLVVWSRGASGVLALVRRVMTLGASDLSDRALRFDRSAGKLITIIGIPSAFLLHGYVGFIFGSVKANPWWSSVLMPVVFLFSAMVSGIALMLLLFMVTSMLRSKPVDMRCADKLASLLFYALIVDFSLEMLDFTQRLYEAEESITILASMLKSRLVLSLIVLQVSLGTIVPLVALAAVAPTVRKEGLVKTPEELRRLIYFMVGVLIQIGIFSTRWNVVIGGQLFSKSLRGLTVYKVELLGLDGILMATAILLLPFVILYVLIKLLPPWPEAEAAMPAQGAEAQPMAQAS; from the coding sequence TTGCAGGGCTACATCTATCCGAACGAGTACGAGCTGCACTGGGGCCTCCTGGTCGCCGTCTACCCCTACCTGACGGGTCTGGTGGCCGGGGCGTTCATCCTCGCGTCGTTGGCGAGGGTGTTCAACATGACCGAAGTGCAGCCCACGTACCGACTCTCGCTGCTTGCGGCGCTCGCCTGGCTGATCGCCGCCCCGCTGCCCCTGCTCGCCCACCTCGGGCACCCGGAGCGCTCGTTCGAGATCTTCCTCACCCCGAACGTCCGCTCGGCGATGGCCATGTTCGGCTTCGTGTACGCCTGGTATCTGATGGTGGTCCTGCTGCTCGAGATCTGGTTCGACTACCGCAAGGACCTCGTCGTCTGGTCCCGGGGGGCGTCCGGCGTCCTGGCCCTGGTCCGGCGCGTGATGACCCTAGGCGCGAGCGACTTGTCGGACCGTGCCCTGCGCTTCGACCGTTCGGCGGGCAAGCTCATCACGATTATCGGCATCCCGTCGGCGTTTCTGCTGCACGGCTACGTAGGGTTCATCTTCGGGTCGGTGAAGGCCAATCCGTGGTGGAGCAGCGTGCTGATGCCGGTGGTGTTCCTGTTCTCGGCGATGGTCTCCGGCATCGCGCTCATGCTGCTGCTCTTCATGGTGACGAGCATGCTGCGCTCCAAGCCGGTGGACATGCGTTGCGCGGACAAGCTCGCGAGTCTGCTGTTCTATGCCCTCATCGTGGACTTCTCCCTGGAGATGCTCGACTTCACCCAGCGGCTGTACGAGGCGGAGGAATCGATCACGATTCTGGCGAGCATGCTTAAGAGCCGCCTGGTGCTCAGCCTGATCGTGCTCCAGGTGTCCCTCGGCACGATCGTGCCCTTGGTGGCGCTGGCCGCGGTGGCTCCGACCGTGAGGAAAGAGGGACTGGTGAAGACGCCGGAGGAGCTGCGGCGGCTGATCTACTTCATGGTGGGCGTGCTCATCCAGATCGGCATCTTCAGCACCCGCTGGAACGTGGTGATCGGCGGACAGTTGTTCTCCAAGAGCCTGCGGGGTCTCACGGTGTACAAGGTCGAGCTCCTCGGCCTGGATGGCATCCTGATGGCGACGGCAATCCTCCTGCTGCCGTTCGTCATCCTCTATGTGCTGATCAAGCTGCTGCCTCCGTGGCCCGAAGCGGAGGCAGCCATGCCGGCGCAGGGAGCGGAGGCGCAGCCGATGGCTCAGGCATCATGA
- a CDS encoding 4Fe-4S dicluster domain-containing protein — protein MPGRPLTLDQVPVAGPAAPDRRGFLKAAAAAVPTVLLGLGQGSEAGTQQEEGPVPYDSRQHYYGMGIDVNKCIGCGRCVEACAAENDVPRDGHHFRTWVERYVITADGEAVVESPNGGIEGFSGEVGEHDALRTFFVPKLCNHCANPPCVQVCPVGATFTTEDGVVLVDEDWCIGCRYCIQACPYGARFLHPTRRVAQKCTFCYHRIVQGLLPACVEVCPTGARIFGEVQRLSTPLGRFMRFNEIQVLKPYLNTKPKVFYANLDGEVR, from the coding sequence ATGCCCGGACGACCCCTCACTCTGGACCAAGTGCCGGTGGCCGGGCCCGCCGCTCCGGACCGGCGCGGCTTTCTCAAGGCCGCGGCGGCGGCGGTGCCGACGGTGCTGCTCGGGCTCGGGCAGGGAAGCGAGGCGGGAACCCAGCAGGAGGAAGGCCCGGTCCCGTACGATTCCCGCCAGCACTACTACGGCATGGGCATCGACGTGAACAAGTGCATCGGGTGCGGCCGCTGCGTGGAGGCGTGCGCGGCCGAGAACGACGTGCCGCGCGACGGGCACCATTTCCGCACCTGGGTGGAGCGCTACGTCATCACTGCTGACGGCGAGGCTGTGGTGGAAAGCCCGAACGGCGGGATCGAGGGCTTCTCAGGCGAGGTCGGCGAGCACGATGCGCTGCGGACCTTCTTCGTGCCGAAGCTGTGCAACCACTGCGCCAATCCGCCCTGCGTCCAGGTGTGCCCGGTGGGCGCGACGTTCACCACCGAGGACGGCGTGGTGCTGGTGGACGAGGACTGGTGCATCGGGTGCCGGTACTGCATCCAGGCGTGCCCGTACGGGGCGCGGTTCCTGCACCCCACCAGGCGCGTCGCCCAAAAGTGCACCTTCTGCTACCACCGGATCGTGCAGGGCCTATTGCCGGCCTGCGTCGAGGTGTGCCCTACCGGAGCGCGGATCTTCGGGGAGGTCCAGCGGCTCAGCACCCCGCTGGGGCGCTTCATGCGCTTCAACGAGATCCAGGTGCTCAAGCCGTACCTGAACACCAAGCCCAAAGTGTTCTACGCCAACCTGGACGGAGAAGTGCGGTAG
- a CDS encoding sigma-54 dependent transcriptional regulator: MTEPDVPVAPVRRVLVVEDDAVVRRLLEKVLTDEGYETVGAASGEEALTELGRHLFDAVLLDLNLPGIQGMDVLAVGPTLQTDTPFIVMTAFGSVDTAVEAMKNGAFDYVSKPFRTDELLLTLRRAHEETVLRREVAQLRRRVKEEGPGVRMVGKSAGIERVRDLIARVAPSRATVLISGDTGTGKELVARSIHALSGRAEHAFVAVNCAAIPETLIESELFGHMKGAFTGAIANKRGLLEEASGGSLFLDEVGAISANIQVKLLRTLQERTILRVGGREPVPIDIRLIAATNLDLAEEVREGRFREDLFYRVSVFPIHVPSLRERRDDIPVLASYFLRRAASEHGVEAPAIPPATMQRLLDYDWPGNVRELENFVERSVIMHAGAKTIPFDPSEGLHRRQEHDLLKTARAERWNLERLEREYILSVLEEAGGHQGKAADVLGIDRRTLYRKLKLYGGETDASVEGTVPEAEAAQS; this comes from the coding sequence ATGACCGAGCCCGACGTTCCCGTCGCTCCGGTGCGCCGCGTCCTGGTGGTCGAGGATGACGCCGTGGTGCGCCGCCTGCTCGAGAAGGTCCTCACCGACGAGGGGTACGAGACCGTGGGCGCCGCTTCCGGCGAGGAGGCGCTCACCGAGCTCGGCCGCCACCTCTTCGATGCCGTGCTCCTCGACCTCAACCTTCCCGGCATACAGGGTATGGACGTGCTGGCGGTGGGCCCGACCCTCCAGACCGATACGCCTTTCATCGTGATGACGGCGTTCGGCTCGGTCGATACGGCCGTCGAGGCCATGAAGAACGGCGCGTTCGACTACGTGAGCAAGCCGTTCCGCACCGACGAGCTCCTCCTCACGCTGCGCCGCGCCCACGAGGAGACGGTACTCCGGCGGGAGGTGGCGCAGCTGAGGCGCCGGGTGAAAGAGGAGGGGCCCGGCGTCCGCATGGTGGGCAAGAGCGCGGGCATCGAGCGCGTCCGCGACCTAATCGCGCGGGTCGCGCCCAGCCGCGCCACGGTGCTCATCAGCGGGGACACGGGGACCGGCAAGGAGCTCGTCGCCCGCTCGATCCACGCCCTGTCGGGCCGCGCCGAGCATGCCTTCGTAGCCGTGAACTGCGCCGCGATCCCCGAGACGCTGATCGAGTCCGAGCTGTTCGGCCACATGAAGGGCGCGTTCACCGGAGCGATCGCGAACAAGCGCGGCCTGCTGGAGGAGGCGTCCGGCGGCTCGCTCTTCCTCGACGAGGTCGGCGCCATCTCGGCGAACATTCAGGTCAAGCTGCTGCGCACGCTCCAGGAGCGCACCATCCTGCGGGTCGGCGGCCGCGAGCCGGTGCCGATAGACATCCGCCTGATCGCCGCCACCAACCTCGATCTCGCGGAGGAAGTGCGCGAAGGACGGTTCCGCGAGGACCTCTTCTACCGGGTGAGCGTTTTCCCGATCCACGTGCCGTCGCTGCGGGAGCGGCGCGACGACATCCCGGTCCTCGCCTCGTACTTCCTCCGGCGCGCCGCTTCCGAGCACGGGGTGGAGGCGCCGGCGATCCCGCCGGCCACCATGCAGCGGTTGCTGGACTACGACTGGCCGGGCAACGTCCGCGAGCTCGAGAATTTCGTCGAGCGCTCGGTGATCATGCACGCGGGCGCCAAGACGATCCCCTTCGATCCCAGCGAGGGCCTGCACCGCCGCCAGGAGCACGACCTGCTGAAGACGGCCCGCGCGGAACGGTGGAACCTGGAACGCCTCGAGCGCGAGTACATCCTTTCCGTGCTCGAGGAAGCAGGCGGTCACCAGGGCAAGGCCGCCGATGTCCTCGGCATCGACCGCCGCACCCTCTACCGGAAGCTGAAGCTGTATGGCGGGGAGACTGATGCCAGCGTCGAGGGCACGGTTCCCGAGGCCGAGGCGGCCCAGTCCTAA
- a CDS encoding NapC/NirT family cytochrome c — MVRLLSWALQQWRRTALRWRVTLVLLLSATLIGSSAAGYRQWNYMQHDNRFCTSCHLMQDPFERFNRSAHAQLECHSCHKATLKAQMRQLYLTMVERPTSIGGHADVPNKVCAACHIRGDSTRWRIIATTAGHRVHLESKAPALRGMRCVACHGVTVHEFASVDRTCGQSGCHAANLIRLGGMGQASELHCTTCHNFLAEARTVEVDSLGQPLTPAAAQCLSCHSMQERMVNLDVARDPHGGVCGDCHNPHTQTSPRQVTCASASCHADWRSLGFHVGVAHPERCTTCHLPHSWRVEGQNCLRCHADIGRQSPSRPRAAPARRSALRVRGAVLDLASAADPASVFAMLQLAQGGARDLPRFSHGDHRGQTCASCHSSRVRHGELMVRATADCQRCHHAGPDRQQCASCHAPMDLRRVAAAEPRSFRLLASRATVTRRLPFDHQRHTAVMCAQCHSNPMSRAPESADCASCHASHHRSAANCVACHAGANPLASHRAADHATCATASCHGERAAALPASREACLMCHTGQTRHLPGRNCEQCHRVTAAGSR, encoded by the coding sequence ATGGTGCGACTCCTCTCCTGGGCCCTGCAACAGTGGCGGCGGACCGCGCTACGGTGGCGGGTCACTCTGGTGCTCCTGCTCTCGGCGACGCTCATCGGCTCGTCGGCGGCCGGCTACCGCCAGTGGAACTACATGCAGCACGACAACCGTTTCTGCACGTCGTGCCACTTGATGCAGGATCCCTTCGAGCGCTTCAACCGGAGCGCCCACGCGCAGCTCGAGTGCCACAGCTGCCACAAGGCGACGCTGAAAGCGCAGATGCGCCAGCTCTACCTCACGATGGTCGAGCGCCCGACGTCCATCGGCGGACACGCCGACGTGCCGAACAAGGTGTGCGCGGCCTGCCACATCAGGGGCGACTCCACCCGGTGGCGGATCATCGCCACGACCGCCGGTCACCGCGTGCACCTGGAGTCGAAGGCTCCCGCGCTGCGCGGCATGCGGTGCGTCGCCTGCCACGGCGTGACCGTGCACGAGTTCGCGTCGGTGGACCGGACGTGCGGCCAGTCCGGGTGCCACGCCGCCAACCTGATTCGGCTGGGCGGAATGGGCCAGGCGAGCGAGCTGCACTGCACGACCTGTCACAACTTCCTCGCCGAGGCCCGCACGGTGGAGGTGGACTCGCTCGGCCAGCCGTTGACGCCGGCCGCGGCGCAGTGCCTTTCCTGCCACTCCATGCAGGAGCGGATGGTCAACCTGGACGTGGCGCGCGATCCCCATGGAGGAGTGTGCGGTGACTGCCACAACCCCCACACCCAGACGTCGCCGCGGCAAGTGACTTGCGCGAGCGCGAGCTGCCACGCGGACTGGCGCTCCCTGGGATTCCACGTGGGGGTGGCGCACCCCGAGCGCTGCACGACCTGCCACCTGCCTCACTCGTGGCGGGTCGAAGGGCAGAACTGCCTGAGGTGCCATGCCGACATCGGGCGCCAATCGCCGAGCCGGCCGCGCGCCGCGCCGGCCCGGCGTTCGGCGCTGCGGGTGAGGGGGGCGGTCCTGGACCTGGCCTCGGCGGCGGATCCCGCGTCGGTGTTCGCCATGCTTCAACTGGCGCAAGGCGGCGCGCGCGACTTGCCACGCTTCTCCCACGGTGATCACCGCGGCCAGACCTGCGCCAGCTGCCACTCCAGCCGGGTGCGGCACGGCGAGCTGATGGTGCGCGCCACCGCCGACTGCCAGCGCTGCCACCACGCCGGTCCGGACCGGCAGCAGTGCGCGAGCTGCCACGCGCCGATGGACCTCCGCCGGGTGGCCGCCGCGGAGCCACGGTCCTTCCGCCTGTTGGCGAGCCGCGCGACCGTCACCCGACGTCTCCCGTTCGACCATCAGCGGCACACGGCGGTCATGTGCGCCCAATGCCACTCGAACCCGATGAGCCGGGCGCCAGAGAGTGCCGACTGCGCCTCATGCCATGCCAGCCACCACCGGTCCGCCGCCAACTGCGTCGCCTGCCACGCCGGGGCCAATCCGCTCGCGTCGCACCGCGCGGCTGACCACGCGACCTGCGCCACGGCGTCGTGCCACGGTGAGCGCGCCGCGGCGCTTCCCGCGTCGCGCGAGGCCTGTCTGATGTGCCACACCGGCCAGACCCGGCACTTGCCGGGCCGCAACTGCGAGCAATGCCACCGGGTCACGGCGGCGGGCAGCCGATGA
- a CDS encoding ubiquinol-cytochrome c reductase iron-sulfur subunit, translating to VASAIPGLVTLRGRTRASANRVVAEGDRLVFALGQNANQPVTEGSFTQNEAVLAFPEGKADNHDNLVLICKLNPAMMAEPTDLTGAVAGIVAYSAICTHLGCTVRFSEEPMDMAPFPHIHCPCHSASFDPHKGAMVLGGPAPRALPQLPLRKNDNGEIIVAGPFSGPIGVKV from the coding sequence CCGTCGCGTCGGCGATTCCGGGACTCGTCACGCTGCGCGGGCGCACCCGTGCGTCGGCCAACCGCGTAGTGGCCGAGGGCGACCGCCTCGTGTTCGCGCTGGGGCAGAACGCGAACCAACCGGTCACCGAGGGGAGCTTCACGCAGAACGAGGCGGTCCTGGCGTTTCCCGAGGGCAAGGCGGACAACCACGACAACCTCGTGCTGATCTGCAAGCTCAACCCGGCGATGATGGCCGAGCCGACCGACCTGACCGGCGCCGTCGCCGGGATCGTCGCCTACAGCGCCATCTGCACCCACCTGGGGTGCACAGTGCGGTTCTCCGAGGAGCCGATGGACATGGCGCCGTTCCCGCACATCCACTGCCCCTGCCACTCGGCGTCGTTCGACCCGCACAAGGGCGCGATGGTGCTGGGCGGACCCGCCCCGCGGGCGCTGCCGCAGTTGCCGCTGCGCAAGAACGACAACGGTGAGATCATCGTCGCGGGGCCGTTCTCCGGGCCGATCGGCGTGAAGGTCTAG